From a single Solanum dulcamara chromosome 4, daSolDulc1.2, whole genome shotgun sequence genomic region:
- the LOC129887070 gene encoding protein transport protein SEC23 A — MAKRPESSIGFSVTIPPPQQGTQSPRPDTVFSPPPFPSSSVGPIFPPPIVQPNQIPSPSIKTPNLPSPANGVRTGSPAPHLSTPPGPPVFSSPLQPAAVPFRTSPATPQPVAYSSASSLPTSSPPQFSNGSVELHHQISDVTEDWTPAAESPNVLFSAHKVLKQKKLANILSLGFGALVSSGREMSPGPQMIQRDPHRCHNCGAYANLYCNILPGSGQWQCVICRNLNGSEGDYVASNKEELRNVPELSLPSVDYVQTGNKRPGFFPVSDSRVSAPVVLVIDECLDEPHLQHFQSSLHAFVDSLPPTTRLGIVTYGSTVSVYDFSEESIASADVLPGNKSPDQESLKSLIYGTGIYLSPMHASLPVAHSIFSSLRPYKLDIPEASRDRCLGTAVEVASAIIQGPSAEMSQGVVKRPGGNSRIIVCAGGPNTCGPGSVPHSFSHPNYAHMEKIALKWMETLGREAFRKNTVIDILCAGTCPVRVPVLQPLAKASGGVLILHDDFGEAFGVNLQRASGRAAGSHGLLEVRCSEDIFVSQVIGPGEEAHVDSNETFKNDDALVIQMLSIEETQSFALSMETKRDIKRDFVYFQFAFKFSDVYQLDITRVISVRLPTVDSVSSYLQSVQDEVAAVLIAKRTLLRAKNANDALDMRAMVDERIKDITSKFGSQMPKSKLYQFPREVSLLPEVLFHLRRGPLLGNILGHEDERSVLRNLFLNAAFDLSLRMVAPRCLMHRQGGTFEELPAYDLAMQSDAAVVLDHGTDVFIWLGAELDAQEGKGAAALAACRTLAEELTEMRFPAPRILAFKEGSSQARYFVSRLIPAHKDPPYEQEARFPQLRTLTAEQRTNLKSSFLYFDDPSFCEWMRSLKVLPPEPS; from the exons ATGGCGAAGCGACCTGAATCATCAATTGGATTCTCTGTCACCATTCCACCTCCTCAGCAAGGCACTCAGTCACCTAGACCCGACACTGTATTTAGTCCTCCTCCTTTCCCATCATCATCAGTAGGTCCTATATTTCCTCCACCAATTGTACAACCAAATCAGATTCCTTCTCCGTCGATCAAGACTCCCAATTTACCATCACCTGCTAATGGAGTTAGAACTGGAAGCCCTGCTCCTCATCTAAGCACTCCACCTGGTCCTCCTGTGTTTTCTTCGCCGCTACAACCTGCTGCAGTGCCATTCAGAACTTCTCCAGCTACCCCTCAGCCTGTTGCCTATTCATCTGCTTCATCTCTGCCCACATCATCACCTCCCCAGTTTTCAAATGGGTCTGTTGAGCTGCATCACCAAATTTCTGATGTTACCGAAGATTGGACACCTGCTGCGGAATCTCCGAATGTTCTATTCTCGGCTCACAAG GTATTGAAGCAGAAAAAACTTGCAAAtatccttagtctaggttttggCGCATTAGTTTCCTCAGGAAGGGAGATGTCACCTGGTCCGCAAATGATACAACGTGATCCCCATCGTTGCCATAATTGTGGCGCATATGCAAATCTTTATTGCAACATTTTACCTGGTTCAGGTCAGTGGCAGTGTGTAATATGTCGTAATCTCAACGGAAGTGAAGGGGACTATGTAGCTTCCAACAAAGAAGAACTGCGCAATGTGCCAGAACTATCACTACCTTCAGTTGATTATGTCCAGACAGGGAACAAGAGGCCTGGTTTCTTTCCAGTGTCTGATTCCAGAGTGTCAGCACCCGTTGTCCTTGTAATAGACGAGTGCTTAGATGAACCTCATCTCCAACATTTTCAGAGCTCTTTGCATGCATTTGTGGATTCATTGCCTCCAACAACAAGACTCGGGATTGTCACGTATGGCAGCACAGTCTCTGTATATGATTTTTCTGAAGAATCGATTGCATCCGCTGATGTATTACCTGGTAACAAATCACCAGACCAGGAGTCGTTGAAGTCATTGATTTATGGGACTGGGATATACTTGTCTCCTATGCACGCATCTCTTCCTGTCGCACACTCAATTTTCTCATCATTGAGGCCATACAAACTGGATATTCCAGAAGCTTCTAGAGACCGTTGCCTGGGTACAGCAGTTGAAGTTGCTTCGGCAATTATTCAAGGTCCATCGGCGGAAATGTCACAGGGTGTTGTTAAAAGGCCTGGCGGAAACAGCAGAATTATTGTTTGTGCTGGTGGACCAAATACATGTGGCCCTGGATCGGTTCCTCATTCTTTCTCGCATCCGAACTATGCTCATATGGAGAAAATTGCATTGAAGTGGATGGAAACCCTAGGTCGTGAGGCATTCAGGAAGAACACAGTTATTGACATATTATGTGCAGGTACATGTCCAGTAAGAGTGCCTGTCCTGCAACCTCTTGCCAAAGCCTCGGGGGGTGTACTTATTCTCCATGATGACTTTGGAGAGGCTTTTGGTGTGAACTTGCAGAGAGCATCTGGGAGGGCTGCAGGTTCACATGGTTTACTTGAGGTCCGCTGTTCTGAGGATATTTTTGTTAGTCAAGTTATAGGCCCTGGTGAAGAGGCACATGTGGACAGCAACGAAACGTTTAAAAATGATGATGCTCTTGTCATTCAAATGCTAAGCATCGAAGAAACACAGAGTTTTGCATTATCAATGGAAACCAAGAGAGACATTAAGCGCGATTTTGTGTATTTCCAGTTTGCATTTAAGTTTTCTGATGTCTACCAATTGGATATCACCAGAGTCATCTCTGTTAGATTGCCTACTGTGGACAGTGTTTCATCATATCTTCAAAGTGTTCAAGATGAAGTCGCTGCTGTTCTTATTGCCAAGAGGACACTTTTGAGAGCTAAGAATGCCAATGATGCACTTGATATGCGAGCCATGGTTGATGAAAGAATCAAAGATATTACAAGCAAGTTTGGTTCTCAAATGCCCAAATCAAAGCTCTATCAGTTCCCGAGGGAGGTCTCGTTGTTGCCCGAAGTCTTATTCCATCTTAGAAGGGGGCCACTTCTAGGAAACATTCTTGGTCATGAAGACGAGAGATCTGTGTTGCGGAACTTGTTTCTGAATGCAGCATTTGATTTGTCCCTCCGAATGGTGGCTCCTCGCTGTCTGATGCATAGACAAGGTGGCACTTTTGAGGAACTACCTGCTTATGACCTTGCTATGCAATCtgatgcagcagttgttcttgATCATGGAACTGATGTCTTCATTTGGTTG GGTGCGGAACTTGATGCTCAGGAGGGAAAAGGTGCAGCAGCATTGGCAGCTTGCAGAACTTTAGCTGAAGAGCTCACGGAAATGCGGTTTCCAGCTCCTCGGATTCTTGCATTCAAG GAAGGAAGTTCTCAGGCTCGATATTTTGTTTCCCGACTGATACCGGCACACAAGGACCCTCCTTATGAACAG GAAGCAAGATTCCCACAGCTTCGGACTTTGACTGCAGAACAGAGAACGAACTTGAAAAGCAGCTTCCTTTACTTTGACGATCCCAGCTTCTGTGAATGGATGCGGAGTTTGAAAGTTTTGCCACCTGAACCAAGTTGA
- the LOC129887072 gene encoding L-cysteine desulfhydrase, which yields MEPANDDDDHRANGSDYNHFSKKPKLSTSSSSFITDSEIREEFSHHQPGIARINNGSFGSCPASIIAAQKRWQLRFLQQPDDFFLNHLQKRILHSRTIIKDVINAEHVEEVSLVDNATTAAAIVLQHVGWAFAEGRFKKGDAVVMLHCAFQAVKKSIEAYVTRAGGSVIVVHLPFPLRSEEEIVAEFRKALAKGKANGKKVRLAIIDHITSMPCVVIPVRDLVKICREEGVERVFVDAAHAIGNVHVDVKEIGADFYVSNLHKWFFCPPSVAFLYCRKSPVSPDLHHPVVSHEYGNGLAIESAWIGTRDYSSQLVIPEVLEFINRFESGIKGIRLRNHKAVIEMGQMLANAWGTALGCPPDMSPSMAMVGLPANLRILCDKDALNLRNRLRDHFGVEVPIHYEEIKELQDGDAVVTGYARISHQVYNKVDDYIKLKDAILQLVRDGVTCKMLHPE from the coding sequence ATGGAACCGGCTAACGACGACGACGACCACCGGGCTAATGGCTCCGACTACAACCATTTTTCCAAGAAACCCAAGCTCTCCACCAGCTCATCATCCTTCATTACGGATTCCGAAATACGTGAAGAGTTCTCCCATCATCAACCGGGGATAGCTCGTATCAATAACGGCAGCTTCGGTAGCTGTCCGGCGTCCATTATCGCAGCTCAGAAGCGTTGGCAGCTCCGTTTTCTACAGCAACCCGACGACTTCTTCCTTAATCACCTTCAGAAGCGGATTCTTCATTCCCGGACTATTATCAAGGATGTTATTAATGCCGAACACGTGGAGGAGGTGTCTCTTGTGGATAACGCTACTACTGCCGCTGCTATCGTTCTTCAACACGTTGGATGGGCTTTCGCGGAGGGTCGTTTTAAGAAAGGAGATGCTGTAGTCATGCTCCATTGTGCGTTTCAGGCTGTTAAGAAATCGATTGAGGCTTATGTCACCCGTGCGGGTGGTTCTGTGATCGTTGTTCATTTGCCGTTTCCTCTTCGTTCGGAGGAAGAGATTGTTGCGGAGTTCCGGAAAGCATTGGCCAAGGGCAAAGCGAATGGGAAGAAGGTTCGGTTGGCCATCATCGATCACATTACATCAATGCCGTGTGTTGTCATACCTGTGCGCGATTTGGTTAAGATTTGTAGGGAAGAAGGTGTCGAACGGGTGTTTGTAGATGCTGCCCATGCCATTGGCAATGTTCACGTCGATGTTAAAGAAATTGGAGCTGATTTTTATGTAAGCAACTTGCACAAGTGGTTCTTCTGTCCTCCATCGGTTGCCTTTTTGTACTGTCGAAAATCACCTGTATCCCCTGATCTACACCATCCTGTGGTGTCTCATGAATATGGTAATGGACTAGCCATTGAAAGTGCATGGATAGGGACGCGAGACTACAGCTCTCAGCTAGTTATACCTGAGGTGTTAGAATTTATAAATAGGTTTGAAAGTGGGATTAAGGGAATTAGGTTGAGGAATCATAAGGCTGTGATTGAAATGGGACAAATGTTGGCCAATGCTTGGGGAACAGCACTTGGTTGCCCTCCTGACATGTCTCCAAGTATGGCAATGGTTGGTTTGCCTGCTAACCTTAGGATTCTTTGCGATAAGGATGCTTTAAATTTGAGAAATCGTTTGCGTGACCATTTTGGGGTGGAAGTCCCAATTCATTACGaggaaataaaagaattacAGGATGGTGATGCCGTTGTGACAGGATATGCTCGGATTTCTCATCAGGTTTACAATAAGGTTGATGACTATATAAAGTTGAAGGATGCAATTCTTCAGCTTGTGCGAGACGGAGTTACTTGCAAGATGCTTCACCCAGAATAA